The DNA window ATTATGCAAATGCCCCCATGTGCCAAGCCTCCGACAAGTGGGTAAGCACACGTGCATATTCTCTGCTCCTTTGTGAAGAATGCGCACGTTCCTATGTGGACACCAAATGTATGTGTCTACATCTTCATGCGTGTGAAGACCTCCAGGTACATGCACGCCCACACCGCAGTAATGTTGGGTAAATGACACGGGGGCAAACAACTCATGCTCTCTTCTGCTCAGGTCAGCTGTGGGGGACAGTTTCGTCTTCACAAGGCCGAAAGGAGTCTCCTGGGAGGTGTGTCTGGCTGCACCTGGCCCACCCCCACCTCTCACCTTCTGGATCATGACGCTGTAGATGCCTGTGTGCTGGAAGCCACGTGTGTAGTAAAGCAGGTCCAGCCAGCCCAGCACCAGGGATGACACTAGCAGGGGGAGGTACCATTCGCTCTCTACAAACCGCAGCAACTGGGACAGCACCGTGAGCAGAGCCTGGACAAGGCTGGATGGGGACAGGACTTGGGTCAACTTCCAGGCCACTTGGCAATATCCTCTCAACTCCTATGAGACTAAGCCAATCACCACccactgcctctacctctcaggGGGCTCCATCTGTCTGGAGCTGGACCAGTCACAGCCTGGCCTCCATCCTGGACTAGTTACTATTGATGCTCCGGACTTTTCTTTGTAATAACGGTACCTGACTCAGAGTGTCTTCAAAACTTGAGACACTACATGGAAAGAGGCTCCACAAAGGTGGGAGCATGAAAACACCTGCCCTGTCCAGGAGCCAGGATTCCCAGGTGGGGCACACATTCCCCTCACCCCCAGAACAACTTGGGGCCCTGCATCCCAGCCTCTAGAACCAGCTTGGTGTACTCTGCCTCACCCAAACCTTAGGGATGGTACGGGCAAGGAGTCAGACTCACGTACAAGAGGATTTCAAAGTAGCTGTCCATGAATGAGATCCAGATGAACAGGCGACGCCGCCAAAAGTACCACAGCTGTGGAGGAGAGAGGCCGGGGCGTGAAACTTGCTCTTCAGCTTCAAGTGCAGCCTGGATTCCAGCTCCCCTACTTTGCTTCATGGTATGGCAACCTGACTAACACCACCTCAGGGACTGAAACtgtagccttctctctctctctctctctctctctctctctatatatatatatatatatatacacacacacacacacatacatatatacctatatgtatatacttatatgtatatatctatatacatataggtatatatgtgtatatacatataggtatatatagatatatatgtatatagatatatatgtatatataagtatactatatatacataaatgtgttTATATATCTTGTACTGgctacttttttaaaagatttatataCAGCATTCTACCTACacgctagaagagggcaccagattgtattatagatggttgtgagccaccatgtggttactaggaattgaactgacctctggaagactcggcagtgctcttaaccactgagccatctctccagccctgtgctggctagttttaggtcaacttgacacaagctagtcatctgggaagaaggaacttcaactaacaaaatgcctccataagatcaggctgtaggcaagcctgtagggcgttttcttagttagtgaaagacgggggaaggcccagcccattgtgggtggggccaccctggACTGATGGCCCTGgtttctataaggaagcaggctgagcaaaccatggggagtaagcagcacttctttgtggcctctgcatcagcccctgcctccaggggTCAGCCATTTTTTAATGCTTtccttggcttccttcagtgGACTGTGATTCAGTATCCTGAATGTAAGCTAAATgagcccttccctccccaagttgcttttggttacagTTGCAGCAAtgataaccctaactaagatgtagcccaacctggccttgaacttggggttctactgccttagcctcccaagcaCCTGGGACTGCAGGcacgcaccaccatgcctagtgaGGGAATAGTTTTGAGGCTGGGGCACTCGTGAGCCTTAAATACACAGCCGAGAAGCGTGCAGTGCAgacaccttcagtcccagctacttgggaggctcaAACAGGAGGCTCACTTGAACTCGGAAATTCAAAGCCAGCTGGGACAACATGGGGCCTCCGGATCCAGAAGGAGTGCCTGCGTactgcctctccctctgcctctcactgGCACTCCGGGTATCACCCTGCACTCCAGCCCACCTGAGTTTGGTGCCTCATTCTGCCCCCTCTAAGAAGGTCCTATATCTTGGCATCTAACCTGCCTTCTGCAAGCCTGCCGCCAGACTGAGATGTTTTGCTGTGGGATTTGGACTGAGCACCACCTGCCAGTTGCTTTTTATGCTTACCAAGTGAGGAATTCCCCAGCCACCCGCTGAAGAACCTGAGGCAGGGCCTTCAGACTTGATTTCTAAGGGAGCAAAGCCTGCACTGCCAGAAACACAGAAACTGTCTGCGGCCCCACAGGTACCTCAGAAGGCATAGTGGGAAGAGTGCCAGGCCCCCCTGAGGGCAGGGCCAGAGCTCTCCACTCTGGTGAGGTGGAGCTTGGGAATCTGTTTCCCCTGCAGTGAAGAGAGTATAGTTTACTCCCTGTAACGTCCTGGCTTGCTTCTTGGTTGACTGGGAGCTTCATAAGGTAGAGAAATAGGAAGGTCTTTCTTCTTACCTGGCTCAGTAAGAGGTAAATGCCCCCAAGCAGAATCAGGATGTGGCCCAGCAGCAGCATGGATTCCCCAAACGTCGCTTTTGATGAGGGAATGGCTGGCTGGAGAGACGAACACTCCCGTAAGACCAAGAGTTTGGGTCCCATCCCCAATGGCTAGCTGTCTAAGAGCTGCAGGTGACGATTCTGAGCCTGCACTACAGAGAGGCCACTCTGAGCCGCAGAGAGGACATGGGCTCTGGGGAAGGGCCCTGATTCCAGTTACTAGTATTGTTATAGCAGTTATTAGTATTGGGCTTGGAGCCAGAATATCTGGGTTCAGGTCACCTCTACCACTAGAGAGTTTTTATTACCCTAGAAAATAAAGTtaacctctctgtgcctctcCCTTACCTCAAGAGTAAACTGAGGTTGGCAGTCTTTCCCCCCAGGGGTTGGTGTGCGCAGCTACCAGCGTGAGCACTTATACTAGCAACTAGTATAAGTTATAGTCACACTTATACTAGCAGTGGCTAGTGTAAGTGATGTGTGCCACTGTCATTGCTGTTGTTATCCTAGGGGACTGTTTCCGGAAGAGCTCTGGGTATATCCCTCAAGATACCTAAGCCTCGGTGTCCTCTTTGGTAGGATGGGCTGgcggcccttgcctcttctcacTCCAGGGTTGCTTCAAGCCAGTGTACCCCAGGAcgccccccccccagctcttGCCTTGTCCAGGGAAGGCTGGTGGTAGGCAACAATGGTGAAGATGATCATGTAGACCAAGTAACAGGCGAAGTTGAAGAAGAATCTCGGGATGAGCCGATCCCACTTCTCCTGAAGAAGCTTGTTCAGTGGCTCTAAGACCACCATGTGGTGCCGGTGCTGGCATGGGGAAGGGAGAGCCAAAAGCACAAGATAGGAAGGACACAGCTGGACAGATGGTGTGACAAGCACTTACTCTGTGCCAGGCTCCATGAAGGGCCAAAGGAAATGGAGGGGAGCAAATGGGGAGCGAGTTACTAAGCCCGGGTCCCTGGAGATGTGCCTCCCGCCTGCCTCCAGTGACTGGGGGCTTGCCCTTAGCCAGAATCTCTAGGCAGACCTACATCGGTGGACTCACCGGACTCCTGCAATGAAAGGCGATGATTTCCAGCACTGAGTTCTTTTCCCAGCTATCCACGGAGGACAGGTCATAGAGTGACACCCGGACAGGACCATAGCACCACTCGGTGAACTTTCTCGAAAGGGGCTGGTACAGCCCTGAGAATTCCCGCTGCAGAATGTGCCTGAAAATCTGCAGGGCAGTCACATAAGGTCACCGGCCAGTCACCCTGCCCGCACGAATGCTGTGTCAGGGCCCCGCAGCACTGAGCCCCTGCCGAGCACATGGGTCCCAGCATGTCTCAGCTCTTAAGTACACCCAACCAAAGGTGAACTGTCAGGATTACATTCCTGCTTATGCAGCCCCGTTCTGCCCCCGTGGATTTCTTTCCTGAGCTCCTCAGGCAGCTCAGAGATCCCAGCTGGGGACCTGAGGTTGTGTGAAATCAGGGATCAcctatgcgtgtgtgtgtgtgtgtgtgtgtgtgtgtgtgcacttccgTGGTCGGGGTGCAGAAGGTCTGATAGAGTAGGAAGGGTCTCTGCTCTGAAATAGGTTAAGACAGCTTAGATTTCACAGAGGAACGAGGACTAGGAGGGTGCCGATGTACACAACAACTTACACAGGCCACAGAGCCATGGCTTTCAAggtgtttgttttaaatgtgtgtatgtgtgtttcgactctgtgtatttctgtgcatgcatgtatgtgcagtgcccacagagtaCATGAAAGGGTAtcggatcccctgggactagagttacagacagtcgcGAGCCACTCTGCGCATGCCCAAAatcaaattctggtcctctggatgagcagccagtgctctcaaccactgaggcACCTCTGCGGTCCCAGACCACAAAGAAAGCTGCACACACTCAGGGAAAGAGCGCCTGGAGCCGAGAGCAGGAAATGGGATTAAAATTCTTACTTATAAGTCAGGccatggtggtgaacacctttatcccagcactcagaaggcagatgcaggtggatctctgtgagttcaaggccaacctggtctacagagtgggtttcaggacaaccagggttacacagagaaacgctgtctcgtctcaaacagacaaagaaaacaaacaaaacacaacaaaaaacccaaaaacgtTATTGACCTTAAAAAGTCCTCTCATTCTAAACACTGTCAATATGCAACTACAGACTGGACGCCTGTGAAGCATCTCTGAAAAGAAAATTCAGATACCCGCAGGCACTTGGGAGGGAAAAAGTGAGAGATGGGTAATGCTTACTCTTTCTGCCAAAAGTGCTTTCAAACAAATCAGTTCTAAATATTAAAACTAAGACTGtcggggctggagggatgactcCATGGCTaaaagcacttgttactcttgcggatgaccctggttcagttcccagcacccacaacctgcacagtggttcacaaccatacATAGCTCCCGTGCaatccagtaccctcttctgatctctgcaggcACCATGCACACACGTGGGGTatatacatacacgcaggcaaatcactcacaaacataaaataaacatatataaaataagtttaagtaaaataaattaataattagtaattaattaactttaagtAAATTAAATTAGCAATTGCTAATTAATGTAATTActgatttaattaatttatttaattgctTACTTAATTTAAATTAAGTAGATAAGAGTACCAGGTAtgatggtacatgcttgtaattccagcatgaGGGAAGCAAGGTGAGAGGTCAGAGCAACACAGCTAAAAGGGTAAAAGCCCTCACTatcaggcctgatgacctgagtttaatccctggaacccacaaggCAGAAGAGACCCGTGTTCTTCAGGCCAtcatctgacttccacatacatgctgtggctccgtggctaagagcactgtctgttcttccaaaggacccgggttcaattctgagcacccacgtgtcagctcacaactgtctgtaagtccagtctcaggggatcgtacaccctcttctagcctccaagggcatcaggcatgcatgtggtgcacagacaccatacaggtaaaatactcatacatataaaaataaataatcttgaAAATGcgatatttattatatatgatatatggtTATATCACAGGttgtatatataatattgtaCAAAGTGTTAAGTAACGGGGAAACCAAGGAATTTGAAGGAAAAGATAATTACGCCTGTGCACATAAAAGTTCGATTTGGCTTGTTTGCTCACACAGGGAGTAACTTTATGCcaaggttggtcttgaactcttagGCTCAAGTGATCatcttgcttcagccttccaGGTAATTAAGACTATAGGCAACCATGAtcagacacaaacatacaaaaagtTTGAATTCTATacgtcaacaaaacaaaacaaaacaaaacaccaccacccttacccccccccccctttttttaaaaaacaactctTACTTTGTAGACCTTGCTGGACTGCAGCTTGCTATATTGACCAAGCTGACTTGGAATTCATAGAGaaccacctgtctctacctccaggTGACcatggaggggtgtgtgtgtgtgtgtgtgtgtgtgtgtgtgtgtgtgtgttttcaagcttacactgagaggaaaaaaaatgtaaatgtcacCCCAGACAAAAACTGCAAAAAATCAGcccagcagtggtggtgcacacctttaatctcagcactggggaggcagaggcaggcagatctctgagtttgaggcccactTGGTCTACAGGGAgggttcctggacagccaaggcaagGAAACTCAGGGCAAGGACAAaggaaactctatctcaaaaaacaaacaaacaaaaaaaaaaaaaaaccacaacaacaacaaacaaatctgCAGAAAATCTGATAGCAAGACTCACAGCAAATTAGACAACGTATAGGGGAAAAGCTGTTGGGTTAGTGGGAATGAAAACGTCCCCCCAGAGGCTCGGGTGTTTAAACACTGGTCCTCCCAGGTTTGGGTAGGTTTAGGGGTGTGGCACCTTTGGGGGCTGTGTGTCACTGCAGGGAGGCTTTGAGCTCTAGAAGCTGAGTACCATTCCCAGCTTGTTTCCTGCTTGGCTGCTGCACGCTCTGCTTGCTGCTCCAGCACCGTGCTGGCATGCTTCCTCGCCCTGATGGTGATGGACTTGTCCCTCCAGAACCCAaggcccaaataaacccttccttctctaagctgccttggtcacggTGCTTTACCGCAGCAACAGAGAAGTGGCTAACATAGCTGTCTCCCAGGGGTCCGGAGAGACACTCGGTGTCCCCAGAGCACTTTCTGCCTCTGCAGAAGACCCAGgccagtgcccagcacccacgtggcagcttaCAGTCATCCGTAATTGCAGTTCCAGCGGATCCACCACCCTTCTCCACAGGCACCACACACTCTCCCACTGCGCGTACGTACATACacgcaaaacactcatgcacgtGAAATAAAAAtcacctttttttaaaaacatttgtctctgggctggagagatggctcattggttaagagcactgactgctcttccagaggacctgggttcaattgccagcacccacatggcagctcacaattgccttcATGCagaatacatgcaggcaaaaaaaacatcaacataaaataaatgaataagtaaataaatgcatttGTCTCCTAAtctaataacaaaaaaagaaagaaagagaagaaaagataaaaaaaagactCACTTGCTTTTAAGACTATTCCCAGTGTTTGGAATTATAGACCCAGTGAAAATTCCATGGCTGAGGAGGCCTTCGGTCCTTTAGACAAATTTACTGCAGTTGTTTATCTAAAGCAACATGgcatcaaactgccttctaaacatTTATATCTAGACCTGTAAACAAACACTATGCCCATCCCATAATCAGAGAGCTTCTCTCTGCAAGGAACTGAAATAAAGGCAGAGCCTCCTGGCAGCCCAGGGTGCTGAGAATCAGTGACCACTGCGTGTTCCACCCTACACAGGACATTTATACCACCTCATCCCAGACTCGGCGAATGTTTCCGAAGACAAGGCTGGAAATCATACTACAGCCAGAGGATGGGAAAGGGCTGCAAAATGCTGTTTTCTGTACAGAAAGTATCCTGCACTGCTAGTACCGCACTAGGCCTACGTAAGACCGAGCCTGTCCACAGCAAACCATAGTTCGGAGAGGACCCTCCCCCATCCTACTCAACTACTGTCCGTTAGTACGTTCTTGGGGAAAGGCGGTCATTGGCACCTTTGTGTGAGCCTGCCAGGTACCAATGGATAGTTTGAAACCTATGATGGCACAGATGGCCCTGACTAAACTCAGTTAACCAAGACAAAGCAAAAAAAGAACCGAATGTGAGAAAGAAATGTAAGGCGACGATGTtgatggggaagggagggagataaTGAAGGGACCAGGGTGAGAAGTACCAGaatgcattatatacatgtgtgaccTGTGTCCCCGAGAACTACTGCAGCCAAGAGAGGCAGGGAAGGGACAGCACTCACCTCAATTTTGCCTTCCTTGGCGGCTAGCTTCAGGGGTGTGAGGCCTTGATGGTTGCAGATCTCCTCCAGCTGCACATCGGGGCAGAGGCGGGCCCCCAGCTGGAGAAGCCCGTCATACATGTGGATCACCAGCGCACTGTTCTCAGGAGAGTTGTCCGCAATCATTACCAGAGCATGGAGCACTGTGTTGCCCAGGGAGTCCGTGGCCTTCAGGCTGGCAGGCTGGTGTGGGTTCTCCAGGAGGTAGCTCACCACATCCCACTGCTTGGTACACGCAGCCAGAGAGAGGGGGAGCTCGCCTGTGGACCAACAGGGCAGTCTGAGCCTCTGCCTACACCTCACGGTTCTTCCTGCTCCTCACACAGCAGGCCAGGTCTCCCTGAAGCAGATCCGGAAGAATAAGAGGCAGCCAACCagatctcccctcccccactcgcCTCTTCCAGTCTTTGACATGGTCCACTCACCACCCCTTAATTCAAATTCTGCTCTCTCAGGTTGGTTTTGATTTGGTGGGGCTTCTTTGCTTTCGTTTcgtttttacttatttgtttgtatcttatgtgcgttggtgttttgcctgcatgtatgtctgtgggtgtcagattttggagttgcagacagttgtgagctgccgtgtgggtgctgggaattccaCTGagtggaagagcagtcagtgctcttaacagctgcgCCATCTCCCCGGccccttattttgttttttggtggtggtagtgggtcAGGTCTCGCTGTTGtcatttgtatatttgttttgaGGATTTGGGGAGGGGTGTTGAAAATGGAACCCAGGGGAATAGGGCAATAGATCATTTAATAAAGTGACAGCCACGGCAGGATGTGgtggcataagcctttaatcccagcactccggaggcagaggcagaaagatatctgagttcaaggccagcctggtctacaaagcaagttccaggacagctggggctacacagagaaaccccgtctcagaaaacaaaacaaaaccagagagagagaaagagaacttcTGGCTTCTCACTGGCACACCGATGAACAAATATTGATATATACACCACATACCCATAATTTTAAGTATCTCTCTCAGCCTTTTACtttgttcctcttttttttttttttttttaatttctctgtgtagccttggctgtcctggcctcgctttgtagaccaggctgacctggaactcatagcgatccgcctgcctctgcctcctgagtgctgggatcacaggtgtgcgccagcGCACCTGGCTGGTTAAGCGCCTCTTTAAACAAGTTGTAATGTAATCTTGATGGTTAGAAGCAGGCGGACAGGGGTTAAGTGCCAGCTCTGCCAGTCACTAACCATGTGACCTCGGACAAAGCTCTACCCACTCTGCACCTCAGCATAGCTGGGAAAAGCTCCCTCACCAAAATAGAAACAAGTTCCTTGGTGCTTCTGGAAGAAGCGGCCACAGGCGCGGGCGTGAACGTTCGCTCCGTTCTCTACCAGCAGCTTCACGCACTTGAGGCTCCGCTTTTCTACCGCGATATGCAGCGCGCTGTGGCCGCGGTAGAACTCATCTGTGCACTGGGCGTTGACGAGGGGCTGAGGATTGCCGGATTCCCTGTCGATCTGCAGCAGCGGCAGGATGCAGGCGTTGACCCCGTCCTGAAGGTTCAGCACAGCCTTCATCAGGCACGTCTTTCCAGTGGAGCCCTCTGCAAGGAGAGAGAAGGCACCGGCGATGCTCAGACACGCGGGAAGGCTGGACCATCTGCCAGTTTGGACAGAGAACCCAGGCTCCAGAGCACCCCGTGGGAGGACAAGAAAGGATGGCTGCTGTAATCAACTGGCAGCAACACAGCTTTGTTGTAAGATATTAAGGATCCAGAGTACAGGCATTAAAATACCGACAGGCCTGACTACAATTTCTGCCCCAACGCCAAGTTTCTAAGGCAATTCAATACATACGTAACATATGTGTgggggctttttgttgttgtcacagggtctcactttgtagttttggctgcctggaactcacagagaaccatctgtctccacctcccaagcgctggggttaaaggcaagcGCCACCAAACCCAGTCCTGTAACATTCAGAACCGTACATGGATACCCAGGTCAGGGCTGAGGTTTGATCTCCACACAAAGCCAGTCAAggtaacacatgcctgtaatcccagaatctgGGAAGTGGAGGAGAGATCAGAaaatcaaggtcatcctccaccATATAGCTGAGGTCAGCcggggctacatgagacccctgtataagaaaagaaaaaaaaaaatccaaggcagAATTTGCAAGAATCTTCCTCCCTTAATGGCTCTGACTCCCTCAGTAAGTGATTTGGCCTCTTTTaacttattttcctttttgataAAAGGAAATATTC is part of the Meriones unguiculatus strain TT.TT164.6M chromosome 11, Bangor_MerUng_6.1, whole genome shotgun sequence genome and encodes:
- the Trpv2 gene encoding transient receptor potential cation channel subfamily V member 2 isoform X1, with the translated sequence MTSPSSPPAFRLETSDGDQEGSAEVNKRKHEPPPMESPFQGEDRNFAPQIKVNLNYRKGLGPSQQDPNRFDRDRLFSVVSRGVPEELAGLPEYLSRTSKYLTDSAYTEGSTGKTCLMKAVLNLQDGVNACILPLLQIDRESGNPQPLVNAQCTDEFYRGHSALHIAVEKRSLKCVKLLVENGANVHARACGRFFQKHQGTCFYFGELPLSLAACTKQWDVVSYLLENPHQPASLKATDSLGNTVLHALVMIADNSPENSALVIHMYDGLLQLGARLCPDVQLEEICNHQGLTPLKLAAKEGKIEIFRHILQREFSGLYQPLSRKFTEWCYGPVRVSLYDLSSVDSWEKNSVLEIIAFHCRSPHRHHMVVLEPLNKLLQEKWDRLIPRFFFNFACYLVYMIIFTIVAYHQPSLDKPAIPSSKATFGESMLLLGHILILLGGIYLLLSQLWYFWRRRLFIWISFMDSYFEILFLVQALLTVLSQLLRFVESEWYLPLLVSSLVLGWLDLLYYTRGFQHTGIYSVMIQKVILRDLLRFLLVYLVFLFGFAVALVSLSREAQSPKAPEDSNATVTEQPTLGQEKEEVPYGGILDASLELFKFTIGMGELAFQEQLRFRGVVLLLLLAYVLLTYVLLLNMLIALMSETVNSVATDSWSIWKLQKAISVLEMENGYWWCRRKRHRAGRLMKVGTRWDGVPDERWCFRVEEVNWSAWEKTLPTLSEEPSGAGIAGNQKNPTSKSGKNCASEEDHVPLQVLQSP
- the Trpv2 gene encoding transient receptor potential cation channel subfamily V member 2 isoform X2, encoding MTSPSSPPAFRLETSDGDQEGSAEVNKRKHEPPPMESPFQGEDRNFAPQIKVNLNYRKGLGPSQQDPNRFDRDRLFSVVSRGVPEELAGLPEYLSRTSKYLTDSAYTEGSTGKTCLMKAVLNLQDGVNACILPLLQIDRESGNPQPLVNAQCTDEFYRGHSALHIAVEKRSLKCVKLLVENGANVHARACGRFFQKHQGTCFYFGELPLSLAACTKQWDVVSYLLENPHQPASLKATDSLGNTVLHALVMIADNSPENSALVIHMYDGLLQLGARLCPDVQLEEICNHQGLTPLKLAAKEGKIEIFRHILQREFSGLYQPLSRKFTEWCYGPVRVSLYDLSSVDSWEKNSVLEIIAFHCRSPHRHHMVVLEPLNKLLQEKWDRLIPRFFFNFACYLVYMIIFTIVAYHQPSLDKPAIPSSKATFGESMLLLGHILILLGGIYLLLSQLWYFWRRRLFIWISFMDSYFEILFLVQALLTVLSQLLRFVESEWYLPLLVSSLVLGWLDLLYYTRGFQHTGIYSVMIQKVILRDLLRFLLVYLVFLFGFAVALVSLSREAQSPKAPEDSNATVTEQPTLGQEKEEVPYGGILDASLELFKFTIGMGELAFQEQLRFRGVVLLLLLAYVLLTYVLLLNMLIALMSETVNSVATDSWSIWKLQAGFQATLVDVSFVPRKPSPSWRWRMVTGGAGERGIVQGG